Below is a window of Clostridia bacterium DNA.
GTGCTTCAAACTCAGAATTAGATGTTTCCCCTGCAAACCCAGGGACAATAACATCTCCGTACATCCCCTCTTTTTTTAGTTGTGAATAAGTCTTAAGAGGGTCAATATTAAATTCTAAATTTTCGGCTTGTCTTATATCGAAAAATGCTTCGCTCATAATCATAAGCACATCGGGCGGAGAATTATCCTCCGCCCCTTTTGGTTTAAGAATTGTTTCAACACTCATTAAATCATAGTTTTCGGGCTTTTCATATTTCTTTCCTTTAGCCTTATTTACAAATGAATAGATAAAGCCATGACCGTTTACATTATCCACTTCGTTATAAAAGTTGGTAAATGTGGTCATTTTATCATATAAATAAGTGTCGGAATAAAAATACTCATATCCTAACATTGATAAGAAAATTGTAAGAAAAATTCCTGCAAACCTTGTTGTAAATTTTATCTTTTCATTCTTTATAAATTTAAAAATAAAAAATGAAAATACCATTATAAATAAAGTTGCAACTATTACCTTTAAGTCTGCCTTTATAGTATAATTTCCGATTATTCCTGTGGCCTCCTTGCCTAAAACAAGGTCAACTGCTTTAAGAGGAACTTGTAAGAAATATATTTTATAATGGTTAATTATAAGCAAAACTTGTGTTATAAGGGATACTAATATACAGCTTATATTAAGTTTCCCCGTCAGGAAGAACAAAAACGCCATAATAAGAAAATATAAAGACATATTAACTGATAAAATTATAGGCGAAAAAGCATCAAAAAAAGATGAGAAACTGCTGTATCCTACATGCATAAAGGCTTGTACACAACTTAAAACCAAGGATACTAGAAGTATTACTTCAAAACTTCTTTTTGACGAGAAAACCATTATTTCCTGTTTTTTAAAAAGTTCCCTTAAATATTTCATAGTGTTGAAATTACTCCGTCTTTATAGACAATGTCGCATTCGCCTTCTATTAAAGGTTTTGCGTATTTTATATATTCATCAGTAACGAAGAATCCGTCTTCTGTAATCATTGAAGCAGGCATAACTTTTTCAAAGTTTGCAACATCTTCTGTGTTAAATGCCTGATATTCTATTTCGTATTTATCACTGTCTTTTCTTACATAGCCTACCATAACGCCTGTTTTTCCGTCTAATGCAAATTTTACACCCTGGCTACCTGCGTTAAATGATTCTTCAATATCAGTTTTAGATGTTAAAATAGAGAAACTTCTCTGAATTGTACTAAATTCAATAGGTCTTATTTTCCATGAAGTTTTTTCTTTTAACAATGCTTCAATTGTTTTACATACTCCGCCAAGTTGAGCGTGATTAAACCCGTCTTCCTTACCGTCTGTTACGCTTACAGATTCGCAAACTAATTTTCCGTCTTTATCTTTAACACCTTCAGAAACTGCGATAACAACTTTATTCTTTTTATTCATTATTTCTTCAAGTTTTACGATAAGTTTATCTATATCAAATGCAACTTCAGGTAAACAAACAACGTCAACATAAGTTTCGCCGTCCATATTTGCAAGTGCTGCTGCAGCAGTTAACCATCCTGCATGTCTTCCCATTACTTCGATTACTGTAATTGCAGGGATATCATATGCAGTGTTATCTTTTGCAACCTGTTTTGTAGTGTTTGCAACGAATTTTGCAGCAGAACCGTAACCAGGTGTATGGTCGGTTAGTGCAAGGTCATTATCAATAGTTTTTGGAACACCGATAATTTTTACATCATAGTCAACTGTTTTAAAATATTTAGAAAGTTTGTTAACTGTATCCATTGAGTCATTTCCGCCGATATAGAAGAAATAACCTATATCATATTTTTTAAACATTTCGTATATTTTTTCGTATGTTTCCATATTGTTTTCCATATCAGGAAGTTTTTTTCTGCAAGAACCAAGGTATGCAGATGGTGTTTGTTTTAAAATTTTAATCTTTTCATCATCGCTAAAGAATGATAAATCGATAATATTGTCTTTTAAAACGCCTTCGATACCATGTTTTGCTCCGTAAACCTTTCCAATTTTTTCAGATTTTAAGCCCTCGCTGATAACCCCTGCTAATGATGAGTTAATTGCAGCAGTAGGCCCCCCTGACTGTCCAACTAATAAATTTTTTCCCATTTTATATATCCTCCTTTATAATAAGACCATTTATAATCACCATTTTAGGTGAACTTAATATATCTAAAGGGTCAGACGAAAAGACAACAATGTCTGCATCGCATCCAACCTTTATTGACCCAACTTTATCGTCAATGCCAAGTGCTTTTGCCGGATTTATTGTTATAGCCTTTAAACTTTCCATATACGGAAGCCCTGCTTTGTAAGAAAGGGCGGCGCATATTGTTAAATGCTCTAAAGGAATAACATCATGGTCGGTTATAATTGAAACCGACACGCCTTTTTCATATAGTTCTTTTGGTGTAGAATATGTTTTGTTCTTAAGTTCAGGCTTTGACCTGCCTATAAGAGACGGACCTACAAGGCAAGGATAGTTATACTCGCCAAGTGCATCCTTTATTAAATGCCCCTCTGTGCAATGGTCAATAGTAAGAGATAGATTAAACTCTCTTGCAATTCTTATTGCACTGAATATATCGTCTGCTCTGTGAGCATGAGCCTTCATAGGCATTTCCCCTTTTAGAAGAGGAATAAGGCTTTCGCATTTTATATCAAAATCAGGTTTTTCATTTTCTTCAGGATCATTTTCATAATCTTCTAATTTACTAAGATATTCCTTAGCCTTTAAAAGTTGTTCCCTGATAAGAGCAACTGCTCCCATTCTTGTCATTGGTGTCTGCCCTTTCTGGTTGTATATCCCTTTTGGATTTTCGCCAAAGGCAAACTTCATTGCTGCGTTTTCTTTTACTATCATATCGTCAACGCAGTTACCGTAAGTTTTTAAAATAGCAAATGTGCCGCCAATAACATTAGCGCTCCCAGGGCCTGTTGCAACAGTTGTTACCCCTGCCATAAGCGCTTCCCTAAAGCACACATCCATTGGGTTTATAGCATCAATTCCTCGTATCTGAGGGGTAACAGGGTCGGTAGATTCGTTAACATCATCTCCCTCAAAGGTAAGACCGTCTTCTAAAATTCCCACATGGCAGTGCGCATCTATAAATCCGGGAAATACCATTTTGCCCTTAAGGTCTTTTACATCTTTATCAAGAGGACAATTTTTCATATCTCCCACATCTTTAATTTTTCCGTTTTCTATCACTATGTATCCTGAATCTATTACCTGGTCATTATCCATAGTATATATTTTTGCATTTGCAAGAATCATAATTCCTCCAAAGTTTTCTGCTTTTTATTATGTTAAAAAATTTAAAAATTACTCGTCAGTAGTTTTATCGTTTTCTGACTCAGTTGTATCATCGGTGTTTTCTTCATTATTTTCTTCTGTTTTTTCATCTTTAGAAGGCTTTGATGCTTCCTTTAATTCCTGCTCTAATTTTGAAACTTTAGAAGAAAGTTCCTGATTTTTAGAAGATAAACTTTCGTTTTCTGCTTTAAGAGTTTTATTCTGCTCAAGCATTCCGTTATACATTTCTTTATATCTTCCTTCTTTATCAGCCTCGCTTACATTATTCTGCTCAGCCTGAAGTTTCTCAGAATCACTCATTATCTGCTGATATTTCTCATAGTCCTCGGCAAACACAAGTTTGTTGGCATTTATTATTATAAGTGCTGACCCTACGAAAGATAAGAAAAATAAAGTGAGAGTTGTAAGCACATATATTGTCCAGAATTTTCTTTTTTTAGGATTAACCTGCGGTCTTCTTACCATAATATTTTCTTCCTTTCCTACATTTTTATTTCTCTCATATTATTAACATCCCATACATAAGATTTTATTTGGCTTATATCTATTCCTAAAGATTTTGATAATGCAAGTTTATACATTTTAAGTTGAAATGCGTATTCTTCTTTTATCTTTTCAATGCCCCCTAAGGTATATTTATAGTCTATTAAATATATATCCCCTTTAGTATCTTCAAAATAGCAGTCTATTATTCCCTGAATAATCATCTTTCTGCCTTTAAAATCATTATTTTGGTCTTTATAAATTTCTTTTATATCTTCTCTTAATAAAAATTCCTTTTCTCTATGCACTTCTTTTGCACGAAG
It encodes the following:
- a CDS encoding 6-phosphofructokinase; its protein translation is MGKNLLVGQSGGPTAAINSSLAGVISEGLKSEKIGKVYGAKHGIEGVLKDNIIDLSFFSDDEKIKILKQTPSAYLGSCRKKLPDMENNMETYEKIYEMFKKYDIGYFFYIGGNDSMDTVNKLSKYFKTVDYDVKIIGVPKTIDNDLALTDHTPGYGSAAKFVANTTKQVAKDNTAYDIPAITVIEVMGRHAGWLTAAAALANMDGETYVDVVCLPEVAFDIDKLIVKLEEIMNKKNKVVIAVSEGVKDKDGKLVCESVSVTDGKEDGFNHAQLGGVCKTIEALLKEKTSWKIRPIEFSTIQRSFSILTSKTDIEESFNAGSQGVKFALDGKTGVMVGYVRKDSDKYEIEYQAFNTEDVANFEKVMPASMITEDGFFVTDEYIKYAKPLIEGECDIVYKDGVISTL
- a CDS encoding amidohydrolase, coding for MILANAKIYTMDNDQVIDSGYIVIENGKIKDVGDMKNCPLDKDVKDLKGKMVFPGFIDAHCHVGILEDGLTFEGDDVNESTDPVTPQIRGIDAINPMDVCFREALMAGVTTVATGPGSANVIGGTFAILKTYGNCVDDMIVKENAAMKFAFGENPKGIYNQKGQTPMTRMGAVALIREQLLKAKEYLSKLEDYENDPEENEKPDFDIKCESLIPLLKGEMPMKAHAHRADDIFSAIRIAREFNLSLTIDHCTEGHLIKDALGEYNYPCLVGPSLIGRSKPELKNKTYSTPKELYEKGVSVSIITDHDVIPLEHLTICAALSYKAGLPYMESLKAITINPAKALGIDDKVGSIKVGCDADIVVFSSDPLDILSSPKMVIINGLIIKEDI